One window of Enterobacter sp. RHBSTW-00175 genomic DNA carries:
- the ahpC gene encoding alkyl hydroperoxide reductase subunit C has product MSLINTKIKPFKNQAFKNGEFVEVTEKDTEGRWSVFFFYPADFTFVCPTELGDVADHYDELQKLGVDVYSVSTDTHFTHKAWHSSSETIAKIKYAMIGDPTGALTRNFDNMREDEGLADRATFVVDPQGIIQAIEVTAEGIGRDASDLLRKVKAAQYVASHPGEVCPAKWKEGEATLAPSLDLVGKI; this is encoded by the coding sequence ATGTCCTTAATTAACACTAAGATTAAACCTTTCAAAAACCAGGCGTTCAAAAACGGTGAGTTCGTAGAAGTGACCGAAAAAGATACTGAAGGCCGCTGGAGCGTCTTCTTCTTCTATCCGGCTGACTTCACCTTCGTATGCCCGACTGAACTGGGCGACGTTGCAGATCACTACGACGAATTGCAGAAACTGGGCGTGGATGTTTACTCCGTATCAACTGATACCCACTTCACCCACAAAGCATGGCATAGCAGCTCTGAAACCATCGCAAAAATCAAATACGCGATGATCGGCGACCCGACTGGCGCCCTGACCCGTAACTTCGACAACATGCGTGAAGATGAAGGCCTGGCCGACCGCGCCACCTTCGTTGTTGACCCGCAGGGTATTATCCAGGCTATCGAAGTTACCGCTGAAGGTATCGGCCGTGATGCATCTGACCTGCTGCGTAAAGTGAAAGCGGCTCAGTATGTTGCTTCTCACCCAGGCGAAGTCTGCCCGGCAAAATGGAAAGAAGGCGAAGCAACGCTGGCTCCATCCTTAGACCTGGTCGGTAAAATCTAA
- the dcuC gene encoding anaerobic C4-dicarboxylate transporter DcuC — translation MLTFIELLIGVVVIVGVARYIIKGYSATGVLFVGGLTLLIISALLGHKVLPASETSTGYTATDIVEYIKILLMSRGGDLGMMIMMLCGFAAFMTHIGANDMVVKLASRPLKFINSPYLLMIAAYFLACLMSLAVSSATGLGVLLMATLFPIMVNVGISRGAAAAICASPAAIILSPTSGDVVLAAKAAEMSLIDFAFKTTLPISIAAIIAMAIAHFFWQRYLDKKENISHEMLDVGEITTTAPTFYAILPFTPIIGVLIFDGKWGPQLHIITILVICILLAAMLEFVRGFNTQKVFSGLEVAYRGMADAFAGVVMLLVAAGVFAQGLSTIGFIQSLISIATSFGSASIILMLVLVILTMLAAMTTGSGNAPFYAFVEMIPKLAHSSGINPAYLSIPMLQASNLGRTISPVSGVVVAVAGMAKISPFEVVKRTSVPVLVGLIVVIIATEVLVPGTAVG, via the coding sequence ATGCTTACGTTTATTGAGCTCCTTATCGGAGTCGTCGTCATTGTCGGTGTAGCCCGCTACATCATTAAAGGCTACTCAGCCACTGGGGTCTTATTTGTCGGCGGTCTGACGCTGCTCATTATTAGCGCCTTACTGGGCCATAAAGTCTTACCCGCCAGCGAAACCAGTACGGGCTATACCGCGACCGACATTGTCGAATACATAAAAATTCTGCTCATGAGCCGTGGCGGCGACCTGGGTATGATGATCATGATGCTGTGCGGTTTTGCAGCATTTATGACCCACATCGGCGCGAACGACATGGTCGTTAAGCTGGCATCCCGGCCGTTGAAATTCATCAACTCCCCATATCTGCTGATGATCGCCGCTTATTTCCTGGCCTGCCTGATGTCACTGGCCGTCTCGTCTGCCACAGGTCTTGGCGTGCTATTAATGGCGACACTGTTCCCCATCATGGTCAACGTGGGGATTAGCCGTGGCGCGGCTGCTGCTATTTGCGCCTCTCCTGCGGCCATTATTCTTTCGCCAACTTCCGGTGATGTGGTGCTGGCAGCAAAAGCCGCTGAAATGTCGCTGATCGATTTTGCGTTTAAAACCACGCTGCCTATCTCGATTGCCGCCATTATTGCCATGGCGATTGCCCACTTTTTCTGGCAGCGCTATCTCGACAAAAAAGAGAACATCAGCCACGAAATGCTGGATGTGGGTGAAATCACCACTACCGCACCAACCTTTTACGCCATCCTGCCCTTTACACCGATTATTGGCGTGCTGATTTTTGACGGCAAATGGGGTCCGCAGCTGCATATCATTACGATTCTGGTTATCTGCATCCTGCTGGCGGCGATGCTGGAATTTGTGCGTGGCTTCAATACTCAGAAAGTGTTTTCCGGGCTGGAAGTAGCCTATCGCGGTATGGCGGATGCCTTTGCAGGTGTCGTAATGCTGCTGGTTGCTGCAGGCGTGTTTGCTCAGGGGTTGAGCACCATCGGCTTCATCCAGAGCCTGATCTCCATTGCCACCTCCTTCGGCTCTGCCAGCATTATCCTGATGCTGGTGCTGGTAATTCTGACCATGCTGGCTGCAATGACCACCGGCTCTGGTAATGCGCCGTTCTACGCCTTTGTTGAGATGATCCCTAAACTGGCGCACTCCTCCGGTATCAACCCGGCTTATCTTTCCATTCCGATGTTGCAGGCATCCAACCTGGGCCGCACCATTTCTCCGGTTTCCGGTGTGGTGGTTGCCGTTGCCGGGATGGCAAAAATATCACCGTTTGAAGTGGTGAAACGTACCTCTGTTCCCGTTCTTGTTGGCCTGATCGTGGTCATCATTGCAACCGAAGTGCTGGTGCCTGGCACAGCGGTGGGATAA
- the rna gene encoding ribonuclease I: MFRKDIVFPSGAMALALCVFSAQAEPLKATQYGDFDRYVLALSWQTGFCQSMVERNRNEPDECRLQKESKTKTDFLTVHGLWPGLPKSIASRGVDERRWMRFGCATRPIPNMPEVKASRKCSAAETGLSLSGAAKLNSVMPGAGGNSCLERYEYAKHGVCFGFDPDAYFGTMVRMNQEVKSSPLGQFLANNYGKTVSRSDFDDAVGKGWGKESIKAIKLTCSGNPAYLTELQLSLNADTINNPLSATSFAAQPHPGNCGKQFVIDKVGY, translated from the coding sequence ATGTTCAGGAAGGATATTGTTTTTCCGTCTGGCGCTATGGCGCTTGCACTCTGCGTTTTCTCCGCACAGGCAGAACCTCTTAAGGCAACGCAGTACGGGGATTTCGATCGCTACGTTCTGGCGCTCTCCTGGCAAACCGGGTTTTGTCAGAGCATGGTCGAGCGCAACCGTAACGAACCGGACGAGTGTCGCCTGCAAAAAGAGAGCAAGACCAAAACCGATTTCCTGACCGTGCACGGTCTGTGGCCAGGCCTGCCAAAATCCATTGCCTCGCGCGGGGTGGATGAACGCCGCTGGATGCGTTTTGGCTGCGCCACTCGCCCGATCCCCAACATGCCGGAAGTGAAAGCCAGCCGTAAATGTTCAGCCGCCGAAACCGGGTTATCCCTGTCGGGCGCAGCAAAACTCAACAGCGTGATGCCGGGAGCCGGTGGTAACTCTTGTCTTGAGCGCTACGAATATGCCAAACATGGCGTCTGCTTTGGCTTCGACCCCGATGCCTATTTCGGCACAATGGTGCGGATGAATCAGGAAGTGAAAAGCAGCCCGCTGGGGCAATTTCTGGCAAATAATTACGGTAAAACCGTTAGCCGTAGCGATTTTGATGATGCCGTCGGCAAAGGATGGGGGAAAGAGAGTATCAAAGCCATCAAGCTGACCTGTAGCGGTAATCCGGCCTATCTCACTGAATTGCAGCTCTCGCTGAACGCCGACACCATTAACAATCCACTTTCTGCGACCTCTTTTGCCGCGCAGCCACATCCCGGTAACTGCGGTAAGCAATTCGTTATCGATAAAGTCGGTTACTGA
- a CDS encoding alpha/beta fold hydrolase, with translation MSDYDKLTLKDGSYLHFKDWGSGQPIVFSHGWPLTADAFEDQMLFLGSKGFRVIAHDRRGHGRSAQPWDGHNMDQYADDLAELTAHLNLKDAVHVGHSTGGGEVARYIGRHGTQRVAKAVLIGAVTPIMIKTDFNPNGVPKEVFDGIREGVVNDRAAFFYELTAAFYGYNRPGAKESKAVRESFVEQGLQGSIKALYDCIKAFSETDLRGDLKKMTIPTLVIHGDDDQIVPIDTCGRVAAEILPDAQLKVYAGGSHGICTTHKHQINDDLLKFIQS, from the coding sequence ATGAGCGATTACGACAAACTTACCTTGAAAGACGGCAGTTATTTGCATTTTAAAGACTGGGGAAGTGGGCAACCCATCGTGTTCAGTCACGGCTGGCCGCTGACGGCTGATGCCTTTGAAGATCAAATGTTGTTTCTGGGGTCAAAAGGATTTCGTGTGATTGCGCATGACCGACGTGGTCATGGCCGCTCGGCACAGCCTTGGGACGGGCATAATATGGATCAATACGCTGACGATTTGGCTGAACTGACGGCGCATCTTAATCTGAAAGATGCGGTGCATGTGGGTCATTCAACAGGCGGTGGGGAAGTGGCGCGCTATATTGGCCGTCATGGCACACAGCGCGTGGCGAAAGCCGTGCTGATTGGCGCTGTTACACCGATTATGATCAAAACCGATTTCAACCCCAATGGGGTGCCGAAAGAGGTCTTTGATGGTATTCGGGAAGGTGTGGTTAACGATCGTGCGGCATTCTTCTACGAGCTGACCGCCGCGTTTTACGGTTATAACCGCCCGGGCGCGAAAGAGTCTAAAGCGGTACGTGAAAGCTTTGTGGAGCAGGGGCTTCAGGGCTCTATTAAGGCGCTGTACGACTGTATCAAAGCCTTTTCGGAAACCGACCTGCGTGGCGATCTGAAAAAGATGACCATCCCGACGCTGGTCATTCACGGTGATGACGATCAAATCGTGCCGATCGATACCTGTGGACGGGTGGCGGCGGAGATCCTGCCTGATGCGCAACTCAAGGTGTATGCGGGCGGCTCGCACGGTATCTGCACCACCCATAAGCACCAGATTAACGACGATTTGCTGAAATTTATTCAGTCTTAA
- the ahpF gene encoding alkyl hydroperoxide reductase subunit F: MLDTNMKTQLKAYLEKLTKPVELIATLDDSAKSAEIKELLAEIAELSAKVTFKEDNSLAVRKPSFLITNPGSDQGPRFAGSPLGHEFTSLVLALLWTGGHPSKEAQALLEQIRDIDGDFEFETYYSLSCHNCPDVVQALNLMSVLNPRIKHTAIDGGTFQNEITDRNVMGVPAVYMNGQEFGQGRMTLTEIVAKVDTGAEKRAAEELNKRDAYDVLIVGSGPAGAAAAVYSARKGIRTGLMGERFGGQVLDTVDIENYISVPKTEGQKLAGALKAHVSDYEVDVIDSQSASKLVPAVVEGGLHQIETASGAVLKARSIIIATGAKWRNMNVPGEDQYRTKGVTYCPHCDGPLFKGKRVAVIGGGNSGVEAAIDLAGIVEHVTLLEFAPEMKADQVLQDKVRSLKNVDIVLNAQTTEVKGDGSKVTGLEYRDRVSGDVHNVALSGIFVQIGLLPNTTWLEGAIERNRMGEIIIDAKCETSVKGVFAAGDCTTVPYKQIIIATGEGAKASLSAFDYLIRTKTA; encoded by the coding sequence ATGCTCGACACTAATATGAAAACCCAGCTCAAGGCCTACCTTGAGAAACTGACTAAACCTGTTGAGCTGATTGCCACGCTGGACGACAGCGCTAAATCGGCAGAGATCAAGGAACTGCTGGCGGAGATCGCCGAACTGTCAGCGAAAGTGACCTTCAAAGAAGATAACAGCCTGGCAGTGCGTAAACCGTCATTCCTGATAACTAACCCAGGCTCTGACCAGGGGCCGCGCTTTGCCGGCTCCCCACTGGGTCACGAATTTACCTCACTGGTGCTGGCACTGCTGTGGACCGGTGGCCATCCGTCGAAAGAAGCGCAGGCGCTGCTGGAGCAGATCCGCGATATCGACGGTGATTTCGAGTTTGAAACCTATTACTCGCTCTCCTGCCACAACTGCCCGGACGTGGTGCAGGCGCTGAACCTGATGTCGGTACTGAACCCGCGTATTAAGCACACGGCGATTGACGGCGGTACCTTCCAGAATGAAATCACCGATCGCAATGTGATGGGTGTTCCGGCGGTATATATGAATGGTCAGGAGTTCGGCCAGGGCCGTATGACCCTGACGGAAATCGTTGCCAAAGTGGATACCGGCGCAGAAAAACGTGCGGCAGAAGAGCTGAACAAACGTGATGCTTACGATGTGCTGATTGTTGGATCCGGCCCGGCGGGTGCGGCAGCGGCGGTATATTCTGCACGTAAAGGTATTCGCACCGGTCTGATGGGCGAACGTTTTGGCGGCCAGGTGCTTGATACCGTGGATATCGAAAACTACATCTCCGTGCCGAAGACCGAAGGCCAGAAACTGGCAGGCGCCCTGAAGGCGCACGTCAGCGATTACGAAGTGGATGTGATCGACAGCCAGAGTGCCAGCAAGCTGGTTCCGGCGGTGGTTGAAGGCGGTTTACACCAGATTGAAACTGCCTCCGGTGCGGTGCTGAAAGCACGCAGTATTATCATTGCCACCGGCGCAAAATGGCGCAACATGAATGTGCCGGGTGAAGATCAGTATCGCACCAAAGGGGTGACGTACTGTCCGCACTGCGATGGCCCACTGTTTAAGGGGAAACGTGTTGCGGTGATTGGCGGCGGTAACTCCGGCGTGGAAGCGGCAATCGACCTGGCGGGGATTGTTGAGCATGTGACGCTGCTGGAGTTTGCGCCAGAGATGAAAGCGGACCAGGTGCTCCAGGATAAAGTGCGTAGCCTGAAAAATGTCGACATCGTGCTGAATGCGCAGACCACAGAAGTGAAGGGCGATGGCAGCAAAGTGACGGGGCTGGAATACCGTGACCGCGTGAGTGGCGATGTGCACAACGTTGCGCTGTCGGGCATCTTTGTGCAGATTGGCCTGTTGCCAAACACCACCTGGCTGGAAGGGGCAATCGAGCGTAACCGCATGGGTGAAATCATCATCGACGCGAAATGCGAAACCAGCGTGAAGGGCGTATTTGCGGCGGGCGACTGCACCACCGTACCGTACAAACAGATTATCATCGCCACCGGCGAAGGCGCTAAAGCCTCCCTGAGCGCATTTGATTATCTGATCCGTACGAAGACAGCATAA
- the uspG gene encoding universal stress protein UspG: protein MYQRIIMPVDVFEMELSDKAVRHAEFLAQQNGVIHLLHVLPGSASLSLHRFAADVRRFEEHLQHEAETRLQTMVGHFSIDPARIKTHVRFGNVRDAVNELANELKADMVVIGSRNPSITTHLLGSNASSVIRHTHIPVLVVR, encoded by the coding sequence ATGTATCAGAGAATCATTATGCCAGTTGATGTTTTTGAAATGGAGCTAAGCGATAAGGCTGTACGCCACGCGGAGTTCCTGGCGCAGCAGAACGGAGTTATCCATCTTTTACATGTTTTACCGGGTTCCGCCAGTCTTAGCCTGCATCGCTTTGCTGCCGACGTACGGCGTTTCGAAGAGCATCTGCAACACGAAGCGGAAACGCGCTTACAAACCATGGTGGGGCATTTCAGCATCGATCCGGCCCGCATCAAAACGCATGTCAGATTTGGCAATGTGCGTGATGCCGTGAATGAACTGGCGAACGAACTGAAAGCAGATATGGTCGTCATCGGCTCACGTAATCCATCAATTACCACTCACCTGCTGGGCTCGAATGCTTCCAGCGTGATCCGCCACACCCACATCCCGGTGCTGGTTGTAAGATAA
- a CDS encoding IS3 family transposase (programmed frameshift) — protein sequence MGRKKYSPEFKQQVVLHYLFSSDGAKKTARLFGVDHGAVRRWTEHWKVNGMDSFTIPTRAYSAEFKESVVLWMQQHNKSSRKAAAEFRIAAACTVSKWERLYRTGGIIALQDKPRGRQMKSGKNETSDKELNNPRPAFQNAEEELEYLRVENAYPKKASGLDSGKAEDKAKIITELRRNHNLRMLLHIAGLPRSTYYWHVKADSRGERYEGEQQRIAALFHYHKGRYGYRRITLALRNEGYGINHKTVRKLMRKMGLASCLRSKKYQSYKGTYGKVAPNTLARDFKASSPNQKWVTDVTEFNVKGTKLYLSPVLDLYNSEIIAWNMTTHPGMNLVENMLSKAVKRLKPGDRPVLHSDQGWQYQMARYQEKLKAKGIEQSMSRKGNCLDNAVIENFFGLLKTECWYHEEFENTDHLRKTVEEYIHYYNNERIKLKLNGLSPVQYRTQAMSAAS from the exons ATGGGCAGAAAAAAATACTCACCTGAATTCAAGCAGCAAGTCGTACTCCACTATCTGTTCAGCAGTGATGGTGCAAAGAAAACAGCGCGGTTGTTCGGCGTTGATCACGGAGCGGTCAGACGCTGGACTGAGCACTGGAAAGTGAATGGGATGGACAGTTTTACCATTCCTACCAGGGCTTACTCTGCCGAGTTTAAAGAGTCTGTCGTGCTCTGGATGCAGCAACACAACAAATCATCCCGGAAAGCTGCGGCGGAGTTTCGTATTGCAGCCGCTTGTACTGTCAGCAAATGGGAGCGTCTTTACCGTACTGGCGGTATCATTGCCCTACAGGATAAACCCAGAGGACGCCAGATGAAGTCAGGGAAGAACGAAACTTCAGATAAAGAACTTAATAATCCCCGTCCAGCGTTCCAGAACGCTGAGGAAGAACTTGAATACCTGCGTGTTGAGAATGCCTACC CTAAAAAAGCTTCAGGCCTTGATTCGGGAAAAGCAGAAGACAAAGCAAAAATAATTACCGAATTGAGGCGAAACCATAACCTGAGAATGCTGCTTCATATAGCAGGATTACCTCGCAGCACGTACTACTGGCATGTCAAAGCAGATAGCCGTGGAGAGCGCTATGAGGGCGAACAGCAAAGAATAGCCGCACTGTTCCACTATCATAAAGGACGATATGGTTACCGGCGCATTACCCTGGCGTTGCGTAATGAAGGCTATGGCATTAATCATAAAACAGTACGGAAACTGATGCGCAAGATGGGGCTGGCCTCATGCCTGAGAAGCAAAAAGTATCAGTCATACAAAGGCACCTACGGTAAAGTAGCGCCAAATACCCTTGCACGTGATTTTAAGGCCAGCAGTCCAAACCAGAAATGGGTCACGGATGTGACAGAGTTCAACGTAAAAGGGACAAAGCTGTATCTGTCACCAGTGCTTGATCTGTATAACAGCGAGATAATAGCCTGGAATATGACGACGCATCCGGGAATGAATCTGGTCGAAAACATGCTCAGCAAAGCCGTCAAGAGGCTGAAACCGGGTGACAGACCGGTACTGCACTCTGATCAGGGTTGGCAGTATCAGATGGCACGGTATCAGGAGAAACTTAAAGCTAAAGGCATAGAACAAAGCATGTCGCGCAAAGGGAACTGTCTGGACAATGCAGTGATAGAAAATTTTTTTGGTCTGCTGAAAACAGAATGTTGGTACCACGAAGAGTTTGAAAATACAGACCATCTACGAAAAACGGTGGAAGAGTATATCCACTACTACAACAACGAACGAATCAAGCTAAAACTAAACGGCCTGAGTCCGGTACAATACCGAACCCAGGCCATGTCAGCCGCCAGTTAA
- a CDS encoding TolC family protein, with amino-acid sequence MKQHTLGLWLGGVMFGLLSSAVQAEPWTLDQTLTEAQRYSAELSASRNEAQALDAMADSATQLPDPKLKFGIENVPVQGNNDRRLTREGMTMQKIGIMQSYVSSEKRERKAQTFQAQARGVLAKGEAIRAVLQRDTAQAWLELALTQQALKKAKALVSETGRQRGVQKASVGAGSSTPDSVLALQMTLSAMRDKETLAQRDVQLAQSRLFQLTGQSITDVSGPLPRYQRLPADEKTLEEGIVQHPEVEAARREADTAKARSAQSAIAAIPDVDVEVFYAHRAEGYDDMAGVMFSVDLPIFQSKRQDKDYAADVSRSMQAVDQLTLIKREHIAQVQSLVAQYQAAQTLWQRQSEEILPLQRQRLEVMTAQYRSGQSELPALLEARRSVLDTELAANQAEREMARNWAAIQWLIPQELAK; translated from the coding sequence ATGAAACAACACACACTGGGCCTATGGCTCGGTGGGGTGATGTTCGGGTTACTCAGCTCAGCCGTACAGGCAGAGCCGTGGACGCTCGACCAAACCCTGACCGAAGCGCAACGCTATTCCGCGGAGCTATCTGCCAGCCGTAATGAAGCACAGGCGCTGGATGCGATGGCGGATTCCGCGACCCAACTACCCGACCCCAAACTGAAGTTTGGTATTGAAAACGTGCCAGTACAGGGGAACAACGACAGGCGTCTGACGCGTGAAGGCATGACCATGCAAAAAATTGGCATCATGCAGAGCTATGTCAGTTCTGAAAAACGCGAACGTAAAGCGCAAACCTTCCAGGCGCAGGCGCGAGGCGTGCTGGCAAAAGGGGAGGCTATCCGCGCGGTACTTCAGCGTGATACCGCTCAGGCCTGGCTCGAACTGGCGTTAACGCAGCAGGCGCTGAAAAAAGCGAAAGCGCTGGTCAGCGAAACCGGGCGTCAGCGCGGTGTGCAAAAGGCAAGCGTAGGGGCGGGCAGTTCTACGCCAGACAGCGTACTGGCGTTGCAAATGACCCTGAGCGCAATGCGCGATAAAGAGACGCTTGCTCAGCGCGATGTGCAACTGGCACAAAGCCGCCTGTTTCAGCTGACGGGGCAATCAATCACCGATGTGAGCGGGCCTTTGCCACGTTACCAGCGGCTCCCCGCCGATGAAAAAACGCTGGAAGAGGGGATAGTCCAACACCCGGAAGTGGAAGCCGCCCGACGGGAGGCCGACACCGCGAAAGCCCGTTCTGCACAATCGGCCATCGCCGCCATACCTGACGTGGATGTTGAGGTGTTCTACGCCCATCGTGCTGAAGGGTATGACGATATGGCAGGGGTCATGTTCAGCGTTGATTTACCGATCTTCCAGTCCAAAAGGCAGGACAAAGATTATGCCGCTGATGTCTCCCGGTCGATGCAGGCGGTAGACCAACTCACGCTGATTAAACGTGAGCATATCGCGCAGGTGCAGTCGCTGGTGGCGCAGTATCAGGCGGCGCAAACCTTATGGCAGCGCCAGAGCGAGGAGATCCTCCCGTTACAGCGCCAACGGCTGGAGGTGATGACGGCGCAATATCGTTCGGGGCAGTCAGAGCTGCCTGCATTACTGGAGGCGCGCCGAAGCGTACTGGATACGGAACTCGCGGCGAATCAGGCGGAGCGCGAGATGGCGCGGAACTGGGCGGCGATCCAATGGCTGATCCCACAGGAGCTGGCAAAATGA
- a CDS encoding copper-binding protein: MRALFLSALLGASVSFSSFAVQANEVTTPTAQRWQGHGVVQAFSAQSVTLEHDAIPELKWPAMTMPFTLSSGAVLNGAKPGDRVTFILERSGDGFQIVSLTPQR; this comes from the coding sequence ATGCGTGCTTTATTTCTTTCCGCGCTGCTTGGCGCGTCCGTCTCTTTTTCTTCTTTTGCCGTCCAGGCGAATGAGGTAACCACTCCGACTGCACAACGCTGGCAAGGCCATGGCGTTGTCCAGGCGTTTTCCGCCCAGTCTGTCACTCTCGAACATGACGCCATTCCTGAACTGAAATGGCCTGCCATGACGATGCCATTTACCTTGTCATCCGGTGCCGTGCTCAATGGTGCGAAACCCGGCGATCGGGTGACGTTCATCCTTGAACGTTCAGGTGACGGGTTTCAGATCGTCTCGCTGACACCACAGCGCTAA
- the yldA gene encoding small membrane protein YldA, whose translation MLEELAIVLVFLFLLAIIVMAVLYLERHW comes from the coding sequence ATGCTTGAAGAACTGGCTATCGTACTGGTTTTTCTGTTTTTATTGGCGATTATCGTCATGGCCGTGCTTTATCTTGAACGTCACTGGTAA
- a CDS encoding flavin reductase family protein, producing MYFYEPSQGHGLPHDPLNAIVGPRPIGWIASCDKEGRPNLAPYSFFNCFNYRPPIIGFSSNGWKDSVRNIVETGEFVWNLATLDLAHAMNETSAMLPQGENEFAFAGLTTAESKLVKAPRVAESPVNFECRLSQCIQLTGADGSPIETWLVLGEVVGIHIQESLLEEGIYQTAKARPILRAGGPTAYYAISDEHRFDMARPGAGQ from the coding sequence ATGTACTTCTATGAACCTTCTCAGGGTCACGGCCTGCCGCATGACCCACTGAATGCTATCGTTGGCCCACGCCCGATTGGCTGGATCGCCTCTTGCGACAAAGAGGGGCGGCCAAATCTTGCACCTTATAGTTTCTTCAACTGCTTTAACTATCGCCCGCCGATCATTGGATTTTCCAGTAATGGCTGGAAAGACAGCGTGCGTAATATTGTCGAAACGGGCGAGTTTGTCTGGAACCTGGCAACGCTGGACCTGGCGCATGCAATGAATGAAACCTCTGCAATGCTGCCGCAAGGTGAAAATGAGTTTGCCTTTGCCGGGTTAACGACTGCAGAGAGCAAGCTGGTTAAAGCACCTCGCGTGGCAGAAAGCCCGGTGAATTTCGAGTGCCGCCTTTCACAGTGCATTCAGCTGACGGGTGCCGATGGGTCGCCAATAGAAACCTGGCTGGTGTTGGGGGAAGTTGTCGGGATCCATATTCAGGAATCGCTACTGGAAGAGGGTATTTACCAGACCGCCAAAGCCCGTCCAATACTGCGAGCGGGTGGGCCGACGGCCTATTATGCCATTAGCGACGAGCACCGGTTTGACATGGCGCGCCCTGGGGCAGGTCAGTAA
- the rnk gene encoding nucleoside diphosphate kinase regulator — MSRPTIIINELDAERIDRLLEKQEFAALPIADALNAELDRAQMCTPESMPHNVVTMNSQVKFRDLTTGEERTRTLVYPAQMTDSSTQLSVLAPVGAALIGLRTGDTIHWELPGGTATHLEVLELLYQPEAAGDYLR, encoded by the coding sequence ATGTCCAGACCCACTATTATCATTAATGAACTCGACGCAGAACGTATCGACAGGCTTCTTGAAAAGCAAGAATTTGCTGCACTGCCCATTGCAGATGCACTGAATGCTGAGCTGGATCGGGCGCAAATGTGCACGCCAGAGTCGATGCCGCATAATGTGGTGACGATGAACAGCCAGGTGAAATTCCGCGACCTGACCACCGGTGAAGAGCGCACCCGCACCCTGGTTTACCCGGCACAAATGACCGACAGCAGCACGCAGCTTTCCGTTCTGGCTCCTGTGGGCGCGGCGTTAATTGGTTTGCGTACCGGCGACACCATCCACTGGGAATTGCCCGGCGGTACCGCTACGCATCTTGAAGTGCTCGAACTGCTTTACCAGCCAGAAGCGGCCGGCGATTACCTTCGTTAA